The genome window AAACAGGTGCTGCAGAACCTGAAGCGGATCCTGGCCAAGGTGCAGGAGATGCGGGACCAGCGGatgtccctggagcagcagctgagggagatgATCCAGAAGGACGACATCACCACCTCGCTGGTCACCACCGACCGCTCCGAGATGAAGGtgggcctggggacacccccgtgtccccctcgGGGACCGCTCTGTCCCACAGCCCCGCCGACCCTCCCGTGTCCCTGCAGAAGCTctttgaggagcagctgaagaagTACGACCAGCTCAAGGTGTACCTGGAGCAGAACCTGGCTGCCCAGGAGAACGTGCTCAAGGCCCTGACCGACGCCAACGTCAAATACGCGGCCGTGCGCAAGGCCCTGGCCGAGGTGGAGCACAAGTGAGTGAGGGGGGGGTCTCAGTGCTCAGGAACAGCCCCCACCCCCCGGGACAGGTGTGGGGCCACCACCAGCTTCTCCTGTCCCGccccactgctggggctgcgGTGGCTTTGTCCTGTCCTGATGCCCATCCCAGTGAGAACCAGAGGGTCCCACGggtgcctggagctgggtgcCCACCTTCACCCTGGCACTGCGTCCTGCtgagcccctctgtgcccctgtCCTAGGTGGAACACAACCGTGCAGACCCTGGTGGCCTCCTACGAGGCCTATGAGGACCTGATGAAGAAGTCCCAGGAGGGGAAGGATTTCTACACGGACCTGGAGGGGAAGGTGGCCAAGCTGCTGGAGCGGGCACGGGCTGCGTGCCAGGCCAGCGaggcacacaggcagcagctgctggagaggtggGTGGGCACAGAGACCCCCGGGGGGAGAAGGGCGCCGGGAGCTGTGGGTGGTGGtctgggggcagggggagggcgGCAGGTGCCTGTGGGCCAGTGGGGAGCAGCACCCATACTGAGCCCCCCGCCCTCCCAGGGAGCTGAAGAAGCAGCCGCCCCCCCGGCCCACGGCCCCCAAGCCCCCCCTGCAGAAGAAGCCGCTGGACGAGGCCGGGGGCCCCGAGGCCGCCGAGCTGGGCTCCCTGGTGCTGTCGGAGCTGCCGGAGGAGCTGCGGAGCCTCCCCCCGGAGCTGCTGCCCGggcccctggcccagctgccgCCGCCAGCGCTGGCCGCCCTGGCCGGGGGGCTGCGGCCCGCCGAGCCCTACCTGCTGCCGGGGGGGGTGGCCAGCGCCCCGCTGCCGCCCCTGGCCGCCACGCCGCCCTTCCCGGGGCACTACCGCCTGCCCGGGCCTCCCGCCGTGCCCGGGCCCTTCCCCGCccccgggggggtcccggggcagctcctgcagccctcggccccggccgggcccgcccccggccccgccgcccctcaGCTCTTCCCGGCCGCGCCGCTGATCCGCGCCCCGGCTCAGCCGCCCTTCGGGGGGGGGCCCCACGTGCCGCCCCCGCGCTCGTCCCCCCAGCACGGGGCCCTGCCCGCCCCCGCCTACGGCCTGggccagcccggcccggcccccgccccgctccgcccgcccgtGCCCGGGGCAGCGCCCGCGGGGGCCcagccggggctggggggccaCGAGCCCCCGGGCGCCCGCCCGGCCACCACCACGGTGGACAGCGTCCAGGCGcccatctccagctgctccGTGCCCCCCCGCGGCCCCTTCCTGCCCCCTCAGCGCCCGGGGGGGGCCCCGGCGCCCTTCCCCTACACGGCGGGAGGGGTGCAGCCCTTCGGggcgccggccccggccccctTCCCCCCGGCACAGCCCCCGCCCGCCTTCGCCCAGGGCCCCCAGCAGTTCCCGCCGGGGCCCTTCCTGCCCCCGGGCCGAGCCCAGGCCCCTCTGCCCTTCCAGCAGGCCCCCCGAGTGCCCCTGGCGCCCCCGGCCCAgttcccccagcagcagcagcagcgcttCGCCGCTCCGGGGGTGCAGCTGCCCCCGCCTGCCCCGGCGCagcccccgctgcccccgcAGCTCTACCAGCTCcccgggcaggagcagctgcccgCCGCGGGCCTGGCCCCGCACCCGGGGGCCGTGCCCTTCCCCAGGACCCCCGCCCCGAGCGGCCCCCCGGCCCTGGGGGGGCTCCAGCCGGTGCCGCCCGCCTCCCCCGCCCTGCCCTtctgccccagcccggcccccgCCGGCGCCCAGCTGCCCCCCGGCACCATGGCCCTGGGCCCGCCCGCGCCCGCTCCGCCCAGCCAGGCCCCTTCTCCCGGGCCGCTGCCGGGCTCCGTGGTGGTCCCGGGCCCGCTGGTCCCGTCCCCGGCGCCGTCCCcgtcccctgccctgcccatgcAGCCCCCGGCGCCGCGGCCGCCTccggcgctgcccccgccgggccccgcggagccgccgTTCCCGCGGCAGAGCCCCTGCCCCGCCGACCTGCTGTCGTCCAGCCCCGAGAGCCAGCCCGGCGGCTCGGCCGCGCCCggggggctgctgcagcccaccAAGGCGGGGGCGCAGGAGGGGCAGCGGCCCCGGGCCGTGCAGCTCATCGAGGCCGACCCGTACGCGGAGCCCGAGCGCGTCCGGCGGCTGCTGGCGGAGCTGGAGCGGTTCCGCGGCCTGGCCGAGCGGCTGGAGCGGCCCGCGCCCGGCGGCGGCTCCGAGCTGGACGCGCTCTGGAAGGAATTGCAGGAGGCGCAGGAGCGCGACGCCCGGCAGCGCTCCATCGCCATCGCCCGCTGCTACTCCATGAAGAACCGGCACCAGGACATCATGCCCTACGACCGCAACCGCGTCGTGCTGCGCTCGGGCAAGGACGACTACATCAACGCCAGCCGCGTGGAGGACCTGTCCCCGTACTGCCCCGCCCTCATCGCCACCCAGGCCCCGCTGCTCGGCACCGCCGCCGACTTCTGGCTCATGATCTACGAGCAGAAGGTGTCCGTGGTCGTCATGCTCGTGTCCGAGCAGGAGCTGGACAAGGTGCGTTCTGTCCCGGGTGCGGGGTCCCGGGGATGGCACAGCCTGCCCGGTGCCCTGCGGGGCCCGAGGCTCCCCGGGCCGTGCTGACGGCCCCTCCCCCGGCAGAAGGTGCTCCGGTACTTCCCGTCGGAGCGGGGCCAGCCCGTGGCCCACGGCCCCCTGAGCGTGGTGCTCACCAGCCTGCGGGTGACCCCCACACACGTGGAGCGGATGCTGACGCTGCAGTACCGGGACCAGAGCCTCAAACGCACCGTGGCCCACCTCCAGTTCACCTCCTGGCCTGAGCTGTACGTGGTGGGGACAAAGGGAGGCTCGGGAGGCCCTGGGAGCCCTGATCTTCTGTGGGGGCAGCTCCGGGGTTGGTGAGGGTGtttgggcagccctggcccgTCGGGGGCGCTGAGTGCAGAGCCCCCCCAGCGAGTGTGTGTTCCCCACCCCAGGGGCCTGCCCGACAGCAAGGGGAGCCTCCTGCGCTTCATCCAGGAGGTGCACGGCCATTACCTGCACCAGCGGCCGCTGCACACCCCGGTGGTGGTGCACTGCAGGTGAGCCGGGCCggggcagagagagagggggCTCCCCCTCCTGTCCCgggcctggcagggctcggGGTGTCTGTCACGGCTCGGGGGGGTCTGTCACGGCTCGGGGGGGGTGTCTGTCACGGCTCGGGGGTGTCTGTCACGGCTCGGGGGGGTCTGTCAGGGCTCGGGGTGTCTGTCACGGCTCAGGGGTGTCTCCGCAGCTCCGGCGTGGGCCGCACCGGCGCCTTTTGCCTGCTGTACGCCGCCGTGCAGGAGGTGGAGGCCGGGAACGGCATCCCGGACCTGGCGCAGCTGGTGCGGCGGATGCGGCAGCAGCGCAAGCACATGCTGCAGGAGAAGGTACTGCGGGGGGCTGCGGCCCCGGGGGCGTGGGGCCGCACCCCCGGGCCTCACCgtgtcccctctcctctcccctgcagctgcacctcaAGTTCTGCTTCGAGGCCGTGCTGCTGCACGCCGAGCAGGTGCTGCTGCGCCACGGCGTGGGCggccccagcctggccaagccccccagcagcacctcccccAAGGTGGGTGTGGGGGCGTGCCGGGCGgccctggggagctctgccgctgccggggctgctCACGGGGCCGCTCTCCCCCAGCTGTACTTCCAGCAGGACCCGCAGGACCTGGTGCTGGGGGGGGACGTGCCCATCAGCTCCATCCAGGCCACCATCGCCAAGCTCAGCATCAAACCGGGGGGGCCCGGCGCCGAGCccggggagggctggggggcggatcccggccccgctccggaCCCCGTGGAGCCCGAGGTGCCGCTGGCCATCCCTGACGGCCTCGTGGATGGCGTTGGTGCCCCCGAGCCCGAGCCCCCCGCCCCTCGGCCGCCCCTCCCCGAGGCATCGGGTGACACTGAGAGCAGCAACCACGTCGGGGGGGAGAGTCCCGAGGGGCCGCCAGAGCCCCCCGCTGCCCCCccggcctcctcctcctcctccctggagcTCTTGGCCTCGCTGACGCCCGAGGCCTTCAGCCTGGACGCGTCCCTCAAGGGCAAGCAGCGCATGAACAAGCAGAActtcctgcaggcacagccgGGCGAGGGGCTCCGGGCGCCCCGGCCCAGCGACGACCCCCTCAGCATGCTCGACCCCCTCTGGACCCTCAACAAGGCGTGAGGGGGGCGGGGGCCCcccggcccccagccccactTTGTTTGACTCCAGGTAGAACTGactttttcagctctttgctaCTAAAATAAAGCGAGTTTATCTGCAGGGCCGGGCCCTGGTGCTGCCGGAGCGCGGGGGGGtcagggctgggccaggctcgGGTTAGTTCCGTTTAATGGATGTTCTGCACACGTTATAAAACACGGTCGGTACAAAAAGCGTCCCCTGTACAGCACAAAGGTACAGCTGGGCGAAGGCCACCCGCGGGGGCTGGGccggggtcccgggggtccccccCGCCCCAGGCCGGCGCCGCCTCTACAATCACCGGGGGTCGAGAACAGGCGTCATGGGCGCTTCGGGGCAGGGCGGGACGGGCCGGgagccccggggctgcagcgGGGCCCGGCCCGTGCTCGGGGGAGCCccgggggctgccccggccctggccctgcacgTTGGTCCCGCTGTGCCCCGCTCGGGTCCCTCCCCAGCGCCTGCAGGGCGGGGCGAGAGCTGCGCCCGCTCCCAACCTGAGAAAAGCCTCCTCTGGCCCCGCagcggcaggaggaggaggaaggggagggggaggaaggtgCTATTGCTGCAGACGGGGCGCaggagggagccgggcagggcagctgtgccagggcacgGCAAGGGCAGCGCTGCCGGGGCTGcgcccccgcgccccccgccccaaTAAATAACTATTTACAGCGTATAAATAAATAGAGTGGGGGCAGCTGCGGGATCGGGCGGGCCCTGCCGCGCCCTAAGGCACGTGGGGGCCGAGCCCAGTCCCGGTCCCGGCCCTCTCCCGGCTGCCacccggggccggggctggccgagggctgctctgtgtcccGGGCCGGGACAGCCACCGCTGGGTGTCCGGCCTGGGAGCCGCCACGCTGTCCCCGCTCTGCCCTGTCCCGCCCCGTGTCCCTCCGCACCATCGCGCTGCCGGGGGGTCCCGAGGCCGCTTGGAAGATTCCGGACCGGGGGGAACAGAGGGGAGGGCGGCGGCCCCACCCCGCTCGGTGACCGGAGCCGCTCCGGTGGCGCGGATGGAGGCACGGAGCCCGCGGCCCCGTCCCCTTTccggcacagcccccagccccgcctcagtcccctcctcctgctcagtCCAACTTCTCCAGCACCGAGGGCACGTAGACCAGGCTGAGCTCGCTGCCGAAGTTGCAGACGATGGCGGCGTTCTCCAGCACCAGGATCTGCCGCGCTGGCTGCGACTCGTTGCTCTTGCCCAGGTAGACGGTCTGGAGCAGGTCCCCGTAGCCGATGTCCCAGAAGGACACGCAGCCCTGGCCCCCCGTCACCAGCAGGTTGTCGGAGATGACGCCCAGGCTGGCGCCGCAGCCCAGCTCCTGCGGGACGGAGGTGAGAGCTGAGCTCCGGGGCTGGAGCGGGACGGAGGTGAGAGCTGAGCTCCGGGATTGGAGCAGGACAGAGGTGAGAGCTGAGCTCCGGGGCTGGAGCGGGACGGAGGTGAGAGCTGAGCTCCGGGGCTGGAGAGCTGAGCTCCGGGTTTGGAGCGGGACGGAGGTGAGAGCTGAGCTCCGAGGGCTGGAGTGGGACACAGGTGAGAGCTGAGCTCCGGGGCTGGAGCGGGACGGAGgtgagagctgagctctggggctggagcGGGACAGAGGTGAGAGCTGAGCTCCGGGGCTGGAGAGCTGAGCTCCGAGGGCTGGAGTGGGACACAGGTGAGAGCTGAGCTCCGGGGCTGGAGCGGGACGGAGgtgagagctgagctccagggctggagcgGGACGGAGGCGAGAGCTGAGCTCCGGGTTGGAGCGGGACGGAGGTGAGAGCTGAGCTCCGGGGCTGGAGCGGGACGGAGGTGAGAGCTGAGCTCCGGGTTTGGAGCGGGACGGAGGTGAGAGCTGAGCTCCGGGGTTGGAGCGGGACGGAGGTGAGAGCTGAGCTCCGGGGCTGGAGCGGGACAGAGGTGAGAGCTGAGCTCCCGGGTTGGAGTGGGACAGAGCCACACCCGGCCTGGCCAGAGCCCTTGCGTGGGACAGGGAGGCTGTTCCAAGTGTGCccagctggaacagaggctctgcagcctccaagCACAGCAAAGGTGTCTGCAGGGTCTGGAGCTGGCCTGGAAAAGCCAGGAGGACCCCTGAGGGTGTGaggtggagctgggaaggggctcagcctggaaaaaaggaggctcaggggggcccttgtggctctgcacaactcctgacaggaggggacagccagaggagtcgggctctgctccagggaacagggacaggagcagagggaacggcctcaggctgggccaggggagacTCAGGGTGGACATCAGCAGggatttccccatggaaagggtgatGAGACTTtggaaggagctgcccagggtAGCAGAGCAGTCTCCTTTTCTGGAAAGATTTAAaatccctgtggatgtggcacctggggacacaaTCAGTGCTGGCCTTGGCAGCGCAGGGGGGTGGTCGGACTCCGTGCTCTCCGAGGGTTTTCCCACCCGAGCCATTCCCGGTTAACCCTCCCCAGGTCCCACCTGCTGGATGGAGTAGAGCTTGACGCCCGAGCTGCGGTCCCAGATGCTGATGACGTCGTCCAGGCCGCTGCTGATGACGCAGGAGGTGGTGCAGGTCAGCGAGGTGACGTCCCCGCGGTGCGCGAACATGTGGCTGACACGGCTGCCCGTCAGCACGTCCCACAGGCAGATGGCCCCGTCCTGGCCACCGCTGGCCAGCACCATGGTCTGCAGGACAGCGGGGCCACCTCAGTGCCGGGGCACACACAGTGCCCCCAATGCTCCCGCTGCAGGAGGGGAGTGAGCGGGGCTgcaccctgcactgccagcccagcgcttccatccctgttcctgtgcctgagCAGGCTGAGGGAACAGAGCCCAGGAAccccaggagccccagtgcAGAGGCACCTGAGGCCACCTCTGTGGGGTGGGAGAGCACCTGGGGGCACACGCTGCTGTAGGGAGCACACTGGGGACCCCCACTCCTcctggggactggggacagagccccccTGGGGCCTCAGGCCCCATTTCAGGCCTGCTCAGCTTcacctggcagtgcagggacagagatTCCCTGCTCCAGAAGGACAGAGAACAAGAGATCTCCAGGGAAAGACTGCTGAGCTCACAGTGAACTGGGGGAAAACTGGCTTGGCCACAGAGAGATGGAGGGAGCCAGGAGGGTGCCTCCAGCTGAGCCACTGgctcagggatgggagcagggatgggctgaggTGTGATCTCAGGTATCAGCTCAGGtgtgagggcaggggagggctcaggcccagcagctgcccGTACCTGGTCGATGTACACGGCTGTGATGGCTCCCGAGTGGCCCTGCAGGGTGAACAGGCAGCACGAGTCCTCCAGCCGGAACacctggggcaggagaggctcGAGTGAGGCTCTGGGgccagctgggctcagggtggggCCACCTGAGCTCCCCATGGCACAACAGGTCCCACCTGGTCCCACTGCggcacagccagagcccacCTGCGGTGCCACGGGGTGCAGGGCAGGTCATGGCTGGtgggcagggccagggtggTCACAGGGCAGTGACTGCACAGCtgaaggggaaggggagaggggacaCCCCAGGACCCGGGTCTGCCACTCAGGGAATGTCACAGCAATCTCATGGAATGCTCCAGGCTGGAGACGCAAGAGCTGGAAAGACcctggggtgctggtggatgtgaccagctgtgcccaggtgggcaagagGCCAACGGCTCCTGGATTTTGTGTCAAAATAGTGTGGCCCCAAGatcagggcagggattgtccccctgtgctggccctgctgaggggcCCCAAATCATGGGGGCTGCTTTGGGTCCCCACCCAACAGGAagacctggaggggctggagcgtgtccagggaagggaatggagctgggaaggggctgaagccccaggaggggctgagggagctgggaaggggctgagcctggataaaagggggctcagggggaccttgtggctctgcacagctcctgccaggaggggacagccaggggggtcgggctctgctctgaggaaacggggacaggagcagagggaggtttaggttggatattgggaaaacTCCTTTGTGGGAaaggtggtcaggcattggaaggggctgccagggcagtggtggattccccatccctgaagggattttaaagccgtgtggatgtggcacttgacGACACGGCTttgtggtggccttggcagttCTGGGGACTTGACAGCCTTGAAGAGCTTtcccaacctcagtgattccaTAATTCTTTGAAGTCACCCATTTCCCCAGCAGGAGGGTCCCACACTCAGCTCAGGGTGACAATCTGGGCTCTGTCCTTGGACTGCTCGGTGAACAGACCCATGTcgctcccagctccccctcctggccccagtgtccctgtgtcccactcACCCTCAGggtgtgctcccagctccctgtccctgtgtcccgtTCCCCTCAGggtgtgctcccagctccccctccctgtccctgtgtccttgcCCATCCATTCCTGTCCCGCTCCCCTCAGggtgtgctcccagctccccatccctgtcccgcTCCCCTCAGggtgtgctcccagctccccatccctgtccctgtgtccctgcccatccatTCCTGTCCCACTCACCCTCAGggtgtgctcccagctccccctccctgtccctgtgtcccgtTCCCCTCAGGGTGTGCTCCCaactccccatccctgtccctgtgtcccactcACCCTCAGGGTGTGCTCCcggctccccatccctgtccctgtgtccttgcCCATCCATTCCTGTCCCGTTCCCCTCAGggtgtgctcccagctccccatccctgtccccgtgtcccgtTCCCCTCAGGGTGTGttcccagctccccatccctgtcccgcTCCCCTCAGggtgtgctcccagctccccatccctgtccccgtgtcccgcTCACCCTCAGGGTGTGCTCCtggctccccatccctgtccctgtgtccttgcCCATCCATTCCTGTCCCGTTCCCCTCAGGGTGTGttcccagctccccatccctgtccctgtgtcccgtTCCCCTCAGggtgtgctcccagctccccatccctgtccctgtgtcccgtTCCCCTCAGGGTGTGttcccagctccccatccctgtcccgcTCCCCTCAGggtgtgctcccagctccccctccctgtccctgtgtccttgcCCATCCATTCCTGTCCCGCTCCCCTCAGGGTGTGttcccagctccccctccctgtccccgtgtcccgcTCACCCTCAGggtgtgctcccagctccccatccctgtccccgtgtcccgcTCACCCTCAGggtgtgctcccagctccccatccctgtccccgtgtcccgcTCACCCTCAGGGTGTGGTCCTGGCTGCCGGTGACGAGGCGGCCGGCGGCAGCGCGCAGGGCGGTGATGGGTTTGTGGTGCGCGCACGCCACGCTGTGTGTGAGGCGGCAGCGcagccccgcggccccgcggcTCAGCTCCGGTGAGGGCggcaggctgctcctgcccgggCCACCTGCGGGCAACACGGGGCCTCAGCCGGGCACGGGCACCTCGGCGTGGCACAGAGGGAGGGGGGGTCGGGGTGCTGGGCTTTGGGGAGTTGGGGCTGGGACTGCAGTGAACCCTCTGTGCTAAGAACAGCTGAGTGAGGGCCTCAGCAGGGTCACACAattccagactggtttgggatggaagagcccttaaagcccatccagtcccacaccaccctgccagggcagggacaccttccactgtcccactTTGCTCCTGGGAtagccccatccagcctggccttggatacttccagggatggagcagccacagcttctccaggaaatTCATTCCCGTCCCTCGCCACTCTCCAGGGGAGAATTTTCCCCCAGTATCCCATCTGAATCATCCCCTCTATTCTGCTCCCGAAGCAAAGGAACCCCCTGCTCTAACCAGCCACCCCCATGGGcccctctgggctgtgctgtggttgTGTCGAGGGCTCAGGCTGTTCCTGGGATTgggaacagagagagaaaggagacagaagTGGAAGGAGCAAAGGGCAGCATGGGGATGGTGTCCATCACAGGGAGCTctctcagctcagcacagctctgggtgctttTGGAGCAGTTACCACCAAAGCTGAAGGGGCTGTGAGGAAGactcagctgcagggaggggaaggcaggagcccagggcatTGCACTGACATTCCAACACTGCTCACCTCGGAACTGCAGGTGGTTCAAGGATGTGTGTGTCTCCAGAGAGAAGAAATCCAAGGAGCCATTCAGCCGGGCAGCCACGATCCTGAGGGACAGATGTGGGGGCTGAGAGAGGCCCTTCCCTGAGCCCCAAACCTGGACACCCCTGGGCCAAGCACAGCCCACCCACCCCCGGGAggaggctgcacagagctgggccgGGACACTGGACACAGCTCTGAATGGACTGGACAATGGCAGTGCCTCTCAACAGCAGTGACCCaaaggtgtcccagccctgaACATTCAGCC of Molothrus ater isolate BHLD 08-10-18 breed brown headed cowbird chromosome 1, BPBGC_Mater_1.1, whole genome shotgun sequence contains these proteins:
- the PTPN23 gene encoding tyrosine-protein phosphatase non-receptor type 23 gives rise to the protein MEAVPRMPMIWLDLKEAGEFAFNAAVKKFVLKNYGENPESYNEELRKLELLRQSAVSVPRDFEGCSTLRKYLGQLHFLQSRIPMGQGQEAAVPVTWTEIFSGKAVTHEDIKYEQACVLYNLGALHSMLGAMDKRVSEEGMKVSCTHFQCAAGAFTYLRDHFPHSYSVDMSHQILSLNINLMLGQAQECLLEKSMLDNRKSFLVARISAQVVDYYKEACRALENSETASLLGKIQKDWKKLVQMKIYYFAAVAHLHMGKQAEEQQKFGERVIYFQSALDKLNEAIKLAKGQPETVQEALRFTMDVIGGKYNSAKKDNDFIYHEAVPALDTLQSVKGAPLVKALPVNPTDPAVTGPDIFAKLVPMAAHEASSLYSEEKAKLLRDVMAKIEAKNEVLDQFMDSMQLDPETVDNLDMYNHIPPVLMEKCAALSVRPDTVRNLVQSMQVLSGVFTDVEASLKEIRDLLEEDEAQERKLQELLGRVPPAPASPPGLAEVSKECSKYLELHEKASFTNTELHRAMNLHLGNLRLLGGPLEQVRAALPSPTLSEDDKQVLQNLKRILAKVQEMRDQRMSLEQQLREMIQKDDITTSLVTTDRSEMKKLFEEQLKKYDQLKVYLEQNLAAQENVLKALTDANVKYAAVRKALAEVEHKWNTTVQTLVASYEAYEDLMKKSQEGKDFYTDLEGKVAKLLERARAACQASEAHRQQLLERELKKQPPPRPTAPKPPLQKKPLDEAGGPEAAELGSLVLSELPEELRSLPPELLPGPLAQLPPPALAALAGGLRPAEPYLLPGGVASAPLPPLAATPPFPGHYRLPGPPAVPGPFPAPGGVPGQLLQPSAPAGPAPGPAAPQLFPAAPLIRAPAQPPFGGGPHVPPPRSSPQHGALPAPAYGLGQPGPAPAPLRPPVPGAAPAGAQPGLGGHEPPGARPATTTVDSVQAPISSCSVPPRGPFLPPQRPGGAPAPFPYTAGGVQPFGAPAPAPFPPAQPPPAFAQGPQQFPPGPFLPPGRAQAPLPFQQAPRVPLAPPAQFPQQQQQRFAAPGVQLPPPAPAQPPLPPQLYQLPGQEQLPAAGLAPHPGAVPFPRTPAPSGPPALGGLQPVPPASPALPFCPSPAPAGAQLPPGTMALGPPAPAPPSQAPSPGPLPGSVVVPGPLVPSPAPSPSPALPMQPPAPRPPPALPPPGPAEPPFPRQSPCPADLLSSSPESQPGGSAAPGGLLQPTKAGAQEGQRPRAVQLIEADPYAEPERVRRLLAELERFRGLAERLERPAPGGGSELDALWKELQEAQERDARQRSIAIARCYSMKNRHQDIMPYDRNRVVLRSGKDDYINASRVEDLSPYCPALIATQAPLLGTAADFWLMIYEQKVSVVVMLVSEQELDKKVLRYFPSERGQPVAHGPLSVVLTSLRVTPTHVERMLTLQYRDQSLKRTVAHLQFTSWPELGLPDSKGSLLRFIQEVHGHYLHQRPLHTPVVVHCSSGVGRTGAFCLLYAAVQEVEAGNGIPDLAQLVRRMRQQRKHMLQEKLHLKFCFEAVLLHAEQVLLRHGVGGPSLAKPPSSTSPKLYFQQDPQDLVLGGDVPISSIQATIAKLSIKPGGPGAEPGEGWGADPGPAPDPVEPEVPLAIPDGLVDGVGAPEPEPPAPRPPLPEASGDTESSNHVGGESPEGPPEPPAAPPASSSSSLELLASLTPEAFSLDASLKGKQRMNKQNFLQAQPGEGLRAPRPSDDPLSMLDPLWTLNKA